The proteins below come from a single Rosa rugosa chromosome 2, drRosRugo1.1, whole genome shotgun sequence genomic window:
- the LOC133729659 gene encoding wings apart-like protein 1 produces MIVRTYGRRKGGGVGLPRTYSDSTLNDAVRGDDDDDLSTDPFRISLSQDTPQFNFNFSSSQDSSSQWSQFDSEPYPPELKRPSSRNGDVLRRPSKKAKKAAAALATATLMEAQEFGEMMEHVDEVNFALDGLRNGQPVRIRRASLLSLLGICGTPQQRRLLRTQGMAKTIIDAILGLSFDDTPSDLAAATIFYVLTCDGQDDPLLESPSCIKFLIRFCKPIVSNITEDKAPKIGRKLLALRLSADISHCAPKRLDSSSAAILSKVHEILVTCKEMKPSSADDGEMSMPELSPKWIALLTMEKACLSTISLEETTGTVRKAGGNFKEKLRELGGLDAVFEVSMTCHSEMEGWLKGNSPSTWEKEINMVRSLVLLLKCLKIMENATFLSKENQSHLLEMKGKLDPMEKPMSFTELVISTISILSGLYLHKSLSAASNDDKSHNLSNGNEYASEKSSHKCQSNGLVSTSRSVYSVSSSETTSTSMTDTYSLKTRLSSSRNGSSSGTASHLSEATRTFSYGSRKDAGPSQRSYISKNSIIDLSEESQDPFAFSYGSGEDAGLSQRSYISEDCKVDLSQESQDPFAFDEDDIEPSQWDILSGKKKICRTRKNGEAYRELDDGCQLQLIMSQAESSIGEDHDMPETSYAGAVSKEGSSLLADCLLTAVKVLMNLANENPVGCQQIAANGGLETMSSLIASHFPSFSSPFSERNDNTSSIELDNQNGRHLTDQELDFLVAILGLLVNLVEKDGQNRSRLAAVTVHLPISDGFEEESHKDLILLICSIFLANQGAGEGSEEGKTLPNDEAAVLQGEQEAEKMIVEAYAALLLAFLSTESKGVRDAIADCLPDRNLAILVPVLDRFVAFHLTLNMISPETHKVVSEVIESCRIR; encoded by the exons ATGATTGTGAGGACCTACGGCCGGCGTAAGGGAGGAGGAGTAGGCCTTCCCAGGACTTATTCCGACTCAACCCTAAACGACGCCGTTCGcggcgacgacgacgacgacctCAGCACCGACCCGTTTAGAATCTCTCTCTCCCAAGATACCCcccaattcaatttcaatttctcgtCGTCGCAAGACTCGTCGTCGCAGTGGTCGCAGTTCGATTCGGAGCCCTATCCTCCCGAATTGAAAAGGCCCAGTTCGCGAAACGGCGACGTTTTGAGGAGGCCGTCGAAGAAGGCGAAGAAGGCCGCGGCGGCGCTGGCGACGGCGACGTTGATGGAGGCGCAGGAGTTCGGGGAGATGATGGAGCATGTGGACGAGGTCAATTTCGCGCTAGATGGACTGAGGAATGGTCAGCCGGTTCGGATCAGAAGGGCGAGCTTGTTGTCTTTGTTGGGGATTTGCGGCACGCCTCAGCAGAGACGGCTTCTGAGGACTCAGGG GATGGCAAAAACGATAATTGACGCTATATTGGGTCTCAGTTTTGATGATACACCTAGTGATCTGGCTGCTGCAACAATTTTCTATGTTTTGACTTGTGAT GGTCAGGATGATCCTCTTTTGGAATCACCAAGCTGTATTAaatttttgattaggttttgcAAACCAATTGTCTCAAACATCACTGAAGATAAAGCACCAAAAATTGGACGAAAGCTTTTAGCATTGCGTTTGAGTGCTGACATCTCGCATTGTGCACCAAAAAGATTAGACTCCAGCTCAGCTGCTATTCTTTCCAAAGTACATGAGATTCTTGTTACTTGCAAGGAAATGAAACCAAGTTCTGCtgatgatggtgaaatgagcatgcCGGAGTTAAGCCCCAAATGGATAGCTTTGCTTACTATGGAGAAAGCTTGCTTATCTACTATTTCTCTTGAAG AAACAACTGGTACAGTGAGGAAGGCTGGGGGCAACTTTAAAGAAAAATTACGAGAGCTTGGAGGCCTTGATGCTGTCTTTGAGGTGTCCATGACTTGCCATTCCGAAATGGAG GGTTGGCTAAAAGGTAATTCTCCTTCTACTTGGGAAAAGGAAATCAACATGGTGCGGAGCCTGGTTCTGCTTTTGAAATGCTTGAAGATCATGGAAAATGCCACATTCTTGAGTAAAGAAAATCAG AGCCACTTGCTAGAAATGAAAGGAAAGTTGGATCCCATGGAAAAGCCCATGTCTTTCACAGAACTTGTTATAAGTACCATCAGTATCCTATCAG GGCTGTATCTACATAAAAGTTTATCTGCTGCCTCCAATGATGACAAGTCTCATAATCTTTCAAATGGGAATGAATATGCTTCTGAGAAAAGCTCCCACAAATGTCAGAGCAATGGATTGGTGTCCACTTCTCGCTCGGTATATTCTGTATCCAGTTCAGAAACTACCAGCACGTCTATGACTGACACCTATTCGTTGAAGACAAGACTTAGTTCTTCCAGAAATGGCTCATCTAGTGGTACAGCAAGCCATTTAAGTGAGGCAACCCGCACATTTAGCTATGGTTCCCGGAAAGATGCTGGTCCCAGTCAGAGATCCTATATTTCTAAAAACTCTATAATTGATCTTTCGGAGGAGAGCCAAGATCCTTTTGCATTTAGCTATGGTTCCGGTGAGGATGCTGGTCTCAGTCAGAGATCCTATATTTCTGAAGactgtaaagttgacctttcaCAGGAGAGTCAAGATCCTTTTGCATTTGATGAAGATGATATTGAACCTTCTCAGTGGGACATATTATCTGGCAAGAAAAAGATTTGTCGAACGCGAAAAAATGGAGAAGCTTACAGAGAACTTGATGATGGTTGCCAATTGCAGCTGATTATGAGCCAAGCAGAATCAAGTATCGGGGAAGACCATGATATGCCTGAGACATCCTATGCGGGTGCTGTTAGTAAAGAGGGTTCCAGTCTTTTAGCTGACTGCCTTCTTACTGCTGTTAAG GTTCTGATGAACTTGGCAAATGAGAATCCTGTTGGTTGTCAGCAAATTGCTGCGAATGGAGGACTGGAGACCATGTCTTCCTTGATTGCTAGCCACTTTCCTTCATTCTCATCTCCCTTCAGCGAGAGAAATGACAATACTTCAAGCATTGAACTGGATAATCAGAATGGTAGACATCTTACTGATCAAGAGCTAGATTTTCTTGTAGCTATTTTGGGCCTGCTTGTAAACTTAGTTGAGAAAGATGGTCAAAACAG ATCACGGCTCGCTGCAGTCACTGTTCACTTACCTATTTCTGATGGGTTTGAAGAGGAAAGTCACAAGGATCTAATTCTGCTAATATGCTCTATATTCCTGGCTAATCAAGGTGCTGGCGAGGGATCCGAAGAAGGAAAAACTTTGCCA AATGATGAGGCAGCTGTGTTACAAGGAGAACAAGAAGCTGAGAAAATGATAGTAGAGGCTTATGCTGCCCTGCTTTTAGCATTCCTTTCAACTGAAAG TAAGGGGGTACGCGATGCCATTGCTGATTGTCTCCCAGATCGTAACCTGGCTATCCTAGTACCTGTGTTGGACAGATTTGTG GCATTTCACTTGACATTAAACATGATCTCACCGGAGACTCATAAAGTCGTAAGCGAAGTAATTGAATCATGTAGGATACGATAA